Proteins from a single region of Magnetospirillum sp. 15-1:
- a CDS encoding cupin domain-containing protein: protein MQTAEAIIARLGLVPHPEGGHYAETWRHAPEGGGRGAGTAIYYLLKAGERSHWHRVDATEIWHYHAGDPLRLLLSEDGRSQRGFLLGPDVVAGHSPQVIVPPGCWQAAEPVGAWTLVGCTVSPAFEFAGFEMAPKGWSPGK from the coding sequence GTGCAGACCGCCGAAGCCATCATCGCCCGGCTGGGCCTCGTTCCCCACCCCGAGGGCGGCCATTACGCCGAGACCTGGCGCCATGCCCCCGAAGGTGGCGGACGGGGGGCGGGCACCGCCATCTATTATCTGCTCAAGGCCGGCGAGCGTTCCCACTGGCACCGGGTCGACGCCACCGAGATCTGGCACTACCATGCCGGCGATCCGCTGCGCCTGCTGCTGTCCGAGGACGGACGGAGCCAGCGGGGATTCCTGCTCGGTCCCGACGTGGTCGCCGGGCACTCGCCCCAGGTGATCGTGCCGCCCGGCTGCTGGCAGGCCGCCGAGCCGGTGGGGGCCTGGACCCTGGTGGGGTGCACCGTGTCGCCGGCCTTCGAGTTCGCCGGTTTCGAAATGGCCCCCAAGGGATGGAGTCCGGGAAAATGA
- a CDS encoding HAD-IA family hydrolase, with translation MMTRVAALIFDVDGTLAETEEAHRYAFNRAFSESGLNWTWNQAIYRQLLKVSGGKERILTFAPDASPELVAGLHSRKNQIYAKMVASGQVSFRPGVESLISSARAQGLKLAIATTATRANVEALLGARKAFFHVIVCAEDVRRKKPDPEVYTLVLKRLDLSADKCLVLEDSPNGLAAATAIGLKVVVTPSLYTRGADFTGATAVLPDLGGMTLARLIDLKG, from the coding sequence ATGATGACCCGCGTCGCCGCCCTGATCTTCGACGTGGACGGCACCCTGGCCGAGACCGAGGAGGCGCATCGCTACGCCTTCAACCGCGCCTTTTCCGAATCGGGGCTCAACTGGACCTGGAACCAGGCCATCTATCGCCAATTGCTGAAGGTGTCGGGTGGCAAGGAGCGTATCCTGACCTTCGCTCCCGACGCCTCGCCCGAATTGGTGGCCGGGCTGCACAGCCGCAAGAACCAGATCTACGCCAAGATGGTGGCCAGCGGGCAGGTGTCGTTCCGCCCCGGTGTCGAATCGCTGATCTCGTCGGCGCGGGCCCAGGGGTTGAAGCTGGCCATCGCCACCACGGCGACGCGGGCCAATGTCGAGGCGTTGCTGGGCGCCCGCAAGGCCTTCTTCCATGTCATCGTCTGCGCCGAGGACGTGCGCAGGAAAAAGCCCGATCCGGAAGTCTACACCCTGGTGCTGAAGCGCCTGGACCTGTCCGCCGACAAATGCCTGGTGCTGGAGGATTCCCCCAACGGGCTGGCGGCGGCCACCGCCATCGGCCTCAAGGTGGTGGTCACTCCCAGTCTCTACACCAGGGGGGCGGATTTTACCGGCGCCACCGCGGTGCTGCCCGATCTGGGCGGCATGACCCTGGCCCGGCTGATCGACCTCAAGGGGTGA
- a CDS encoding uracil-DNA glycosylase family protein — translation MSESLDELAARMRACRVCEAHLPLGPHPVFRLSATARLLIIGQAPGTKVHETGIPWNDRSGDRLRQWLDLDRDTFYDVSRIAILPTGLCYPGRLPRGGDCPPRPECAPLWHRPVLEHLPDLRLILLVGSYAQAYHLGERRKATLTETVAAWRDYLPRFLVLPHPSWRTTAWEAKNPWFTDQLLPEGRRLAAMPAPLP, via the coding sequence GTGAGCGAAAGCCTGGACGAACTGGCGGCCCGCATGCGGGCCTGCCGGGTGTGCGAGGCCCACCTGCCGCTCGGCCCCCATCCGGTGTTCCGCCTGTCCGCCACCGCTCGCCTGCTGATCATCGGTCAGGCGCCGGGCACCAAGGTGCACGAGACGGGCATTCCCTGGAACGACCGTTCCGGCGACCGGCTGCGCCAGTGGCTGGACCTGGACCGTGACACCTTCTACGACGTCTCGCGCATCGCCATCCTGCCCACCGGCCTGTGCTATCCCGGCCGCCTGCCGCGGGGCGGCGATTGCCCGCCCCGGCCGGAATGCGCGCCGCTGTGGCACCGGCCGGTGCTGGAGCATCTTCCCGACCTGCGCCTTATCCTGCTGGTCGGCTCCTACGCCCAGGCCTATCACCTGGGAGAGCGGCGCAAGGCCACCCTGACCGAGACGGTGGCGGCGTGGCGCGACTACCTGCCGCGCTTCCTGGTGCTGCCCCATCCGTCGTGGCGCACCACCGCGTGGGAGGCGAAGAATCCCTGGTTCACGGACCAGTTGTTGCCCGAGGGGCGGCGGCTGGCGGCGATGCCGGCCCCACTGCCTTGA
- a CDS encoding IS5 family transposase has product MRGTDKRSGELFSYVDLEKRVRKDHPLRPIREMADTALAVLSGDFAALYSRTGRPSIAPEMLLRAMLLQAFYSIGSERQLMERLEFDLLFRWFVGLGVDDPAWDHSTFSKNRDRLLEGDIAAKFLAAVLSQPRVKRLLSSEHFSVDGTLIEAWASMKSFKPKDAKDDDGQGGGGRNAPADFRGEKRSNDTHESTTDPDAMLYRKGPGMEAKLCFIGHGLMENRSGLIVDTRLTRVSGHAERLAALDMIEAWADRPRAITLGADRGYDAADFVEELRTLNVRPHVAQNTNRRRSAIDKRTTRHPGYAASIRIRKRIEEAFGWIKTVAGMRKTKLRGLDKVDWAFAFTAAAYNLVRLPKLLAAAP; this is encoded by the coding sequence ATGCGCGGGACGGACAAGCGGTCGGGGGAACTGTTCTCCTACGTTGACCTGGAGAAGCGGGTACGCAAGGACCATCCGCTGCGGCCGATCCGGGAGATGGCGGACACGGCGCTGGCGGTGCTGTCGGGCGACTTCGCGGCGCTGTATTCGAGGACGGGGCGGCCATCGATCGCGCCGGAGATGCTGCTGCGGGCCATGCTGTTGCAGGCGTTTTATTCGATCGGCTCCGAGCGCCAGTTGATGGAGCGGCTGGAGTTCGACCTGCTGTTCCGCTGGTTCGTGGGCCTGGGTGTCGACGATCCGGCGTGGGATCATTCGACCTTCTCCAAGAACCGCGACCGCCTGCTGGAGGGCGACATCGCCGCCAAGTTCCTGGCCGCCGTGCTGTCCCAGCCCCGGGTCAAGCGGCTGCTGTCGAGCGAGCATTTCAGCGTGGACGGCACGCTGATCGAGGCGTGGGCGTCGATGAAGAGCTTCAAGCCGAAGGACGCCAAGGACGATGACGGCCAGGGCGGTGGCGGTCGCAATGCTCCGGCCGATTTCCGGGGCGAGAAGCGGTCCAACGACACCCACGAGAGCACCACCGATCCCGACGCCATGCTCTACCGCAAGGGGCCGGGTATGGAGGCCAAGCTGTGCTTCATCGGTCACGGCCTGATGGAGAACCGCTCGGGTCTGATCGTGGATACAAGGCTCACCCGGGTCTCGGGCCATGCAGAGAGACTGGCGGCGTTGGACATGATCGAAGCCTGGGCCGACCGGCCCCGCGCCATCACGCTGGGTGCCGACCGGGGCTACGACGCCGCCGACTTCGTCGAGGAGCTGCGCACCCTCAACGTCCGTCCCCATGTGGCGCAGAACACCAACCGGCGGCGCTCGGCCATCGACAAGCGCACCACCCGGCATCCCGGCTACGCCGCGTCCATTCGTATCCGCAAGCGTATCGAGGAAGCCTTCGGCTGGATCAAGACGGTGGCCGGGATGCGTAAGACCAAGCTGCGCGGCCTGGACAAGGTGGATTGGGCCTTCGCCTTCACGGCGGCTGCATACAATCTGGTGCGGTTGCCCAAGCTGCTGGCGGCGGCACCATGA
- a CDS encoding IS5 family transposase (programmed frameshift), translating into MARRRYELTDHEWSIIEPLLPNKPRGVPRVDDRRVLNGILWRFRTGSPWAEVPERYGPSTTCYNRFVRWRKAGVWDRLLEEISKAYDGDIIMIDSTCVRVHQHGATGKKGPLDDGSMGRSRGGLTSKIHALVDAEGRPVTLRLTAGQVHDSVEAEALLDGALGDGSTLLADKGYDSNAIRALAEKNKTWANIPVRSNRKGTFAFSAWVYRQRNLVERFFNKIKHFRGIATRYDKDPRNFLAAVKLVALRIWCAA; encoded by the exons ATGGCACGGCGGCGGTACGAGTTGACGGATCACGAATGGTCGATCATCGAGCCCTTGCTTCCGAACAAGCCTCGCGGCGTGCCTCGGGTTGATGACCGTCGGGTCCTGAACGGTATCCTGTGGCGGTTCCGCACGGGCTCGCCTTGGGCGGAAGTTCCCGAGCGCTACGGCCCATCGACCACCTGCTACAACCGGTTCGTCCGCTGGCGCAAGGCGGGCGTCTGGGACCGGCTTCTGGAGGAAATCTCCAAGGCTTACGATGGCGACATCATCATGATCGACTCGACCTGTGTCCGCGTTCACCAACACGGGGCCACGGGAAAAAAGGGGC CTCTCGACGATGGCAGCATGGGACGTTCCCGTGGGGGGCTCACCAGCAAAATCCACGCGCTCGTCGATGCGGAAGGCCGTCCCGTCACCCTGCGCCTGACCGCCGGGCAGGTCCACGACAGCGTCGAGGCCGAAGCCTTGCTCGATGGAGCCTTGGGCGACGGCTCAACCCTGCTGGCCGACAAGGGCTATGACAGCAACGCCATTCGGGCCTTGGCCGAGAAGAACAAGACCTGGGCCAACATCCCGGTCAGGTCCAACCGCAAGGGCACCTTCGCCTTTTCCGCCTGGGTCTATCGCCAGCGCAATCTGGTCGAACGCTTCTTCAACAAGATCAAACACTTCCGGGGGATCGCCACCCGCTATGACAAAGACCCACGGAATTTCCTCGCCGCCGTAAAGCTCGTCGCCCTGCGCATTTGGTGCGCCGCGTAA